In the genome of Angustibacter sp. Root456, one region contains:
- a CDS encoding carbohydrate kinase family protein: MRIAITGSIATDHLMTFPGRFADSLVVEQLDKLSLSFLVEELDVRRGGVAANIAFGMGNLGLRPLLVGAVGPDFVDYRAWLERHGVDCGGVHTSELRHTARFICTTDTDQAQIASFYAGAMSEARDIELAPLAAAHGGLDLVLIGANDPEAMLRHTEECRARGFAFAADPSQQLAFADGPSIRRLIEGAAYLFSNEYEASLTQQKAEWSADDILERVGTRVTTLGAKGVRIERRGEPVIEVPVARELRKADPTGVGDAFRAGFLAGLSWGRDLTRCAQLGSMLATYVIETIGTQEYELGRGGFLARFADAYGAEAASEVEPHLGIARA, from the coding sequence GTGCGCATCGCGATCACCGGCTCCATCGCCACCGACCACCTCATGACGTTTCCGGGGCGGTTCGCCGACTCGCTGGTGGTCGAGCAGCTGGACAAGCTCTCGCTGTCGTTCCTGGTCGAGGAGCTGGACGTCCGGCGGGGGGGAGTGGCCGCGAACATCGCCTTCGGCATGGGCAACCTGGGCCTGCGCCCGTTGCTGGTGGGCGCCGTCGGGCCGGACTTCGTCGACTACCGCGCCTGGCTCGAGCGGCACGGCGTCGACTGCGGCGGCGTGCACACGAGCGAGCTGCGGCACACGGCGCGCTTCATCTGCACCACCGACACCGACCAGGCCCAGATCGCGTCGTTCTACGCCGGTGCGATGAGCGAGGCGCGCGACATCGAGCTGGCGCCGTTGGCCGCCGCGCACGGGGGTCTCGACCTCGTGCTGATCGGCGCCAACGACCCCGAGGCGATGCTGCGGCACACCGAGGAGTGCCGGGCGCGTGGCTTCGCCTTCGCCGCCGACCCCAGCCAGCAGCTGGCCTTCGCCGACGGCCCTTCCATCCGCCGCCTCATCGAAGGTGCGGCGTACCTGTTCAGCAACGAGTACGAGGCCTCGCTCACCCAGCAGAAGGCCGAGTGGAGTGCCGACGACATCCTCGAGCGGGTGGGCACGCGCGTCACCACGCTCGGAGCCAAGGGCGTGCGCATCGAGCGCCGCGGCGAGCCCGTGATCGAGGTGCCGGTCGCCCGCGAGCTGCGCAAGGCCGACCCGACCGGTGTCGGGGACGCGTTCCGCGCCGGCTTCCTCGCCGGTCTGTCGTGGGGCCGCGACCTCACCCGCTGCGCCCAGCTCGGCTCGATGCTGGCGACGTACGTCATCGAGACGATCGGCACGCAGGAGTACGAGCTGGGCCGCGGTGGCTTCCTGGCCCGGTTCGCCGACGCCTACGGCGCCGAGGCCGCCAGCGAGGTCGAGCCGCACCTGGGCATCGCCCGCGCCTGA
- a CDS encoding iron-sulfur cluster assembly accessory protein, translating to MTDTTQTSPQTTEATEAAHGVVLTDVAAQKVKSLLEQEGRDDLRLRIGVQPGGCSGLIYQLYFDERSLDGDLVEDFGGVEVVVDRMSAPYLSGATIDFADTIEKQGFTIDNPNAGSSCACGDSFS from the coding sequence ATGACCGACACCACCCAGACCAGCCCGCAGACCACCGAGGCCACCGAGGCCGCGCACGGCGTCGTCCTCACCGACGTGGCCGCGCAGAAGGTCAAGAGCCTGCTCGAGCAAGAGGGCCGCGACGACCTGCGCCTGCGCATCGGCGTCCAGCCCGGCGGCTGCTCCGGCCTGATCTACCAGCTGTACTTCGACGAGCGCTCGCTCGACGGCGACCTGGTCGAGGACTTCGGCGGCGTCGAGGTCGTCGTCGACCGGATGAGCGCCCCGTACCTGTCGGGCGCGACGATCGACTTCGCCGACACGATCGAGAAGCAGGGCTTCACGATCGACAACCCCAACGCCGGCAGCAGCTGCGCGTGCGGTGACAGCTTCAGCTGA
- a CDS encoding glycerate kinase, translating to MRVLLVPDSFGPLTASQAADAMASGWRAQAPSDTLTACPQSDGGAGFVDVVLAARGGDLVPVTVSGPLAEPVPATVLVCPATEGPDGDPVTAYIEAAQSCGAHLLAADQRDPWRASSRGLGELLLAAVDTGARRVVVGVGDTASHDAGAGLLAALDVDGDRLGAGGGALSAVEAADLVGLAAARERLREVELVVATATDIPLLGFHGASAVEAAGRGASPEQAQALEASLGHFAQLAERSLVAGRPLAGTSIAARPGAGAGGGVAFALMLLGAQQLDGVEASARATRLAARLRECDLVLTGEEVFGWESTRAGVVKHVAALALEVGVPSIVLATHVEVGRRETSTLGLSGAYAVVEGPAGATPPSSDPAGALAARTRRVARTWSH from the coding sequence GTGCGCGTGCTCCTCGTCCCCGACTCCTTCGGCCCGCTGACGGCGTCGCAGGCGGCTGACGCGATGGCCTCCGGATGGCGCGCGCAAGCACCCTCCGACACGCTCACCGCGTGCCCGCAGTCCGACGGCGGCGCGGGGTTCGTCGACGTGGTCCTGGCCGCCCGCGGTGGTGATCTCGTGCCGGTCACCGTGAGCGGTCCGCTCGCCGAGCCCGTGCCGGCCACGGTGCTGGTGTGCCCGGCGACCGAGGGGCCTGACGGCGACCCCGTGACGGCCTACATCGAGGCGGCGCAGTCGTGTGGCGCACACCTGCTGGCCGCCGACCAGCGCGATCCGTGGCGGGCGTCGAGCCGCGGACTCGGCGAGCTGCTGCTCGCCGCCGTGGACACGGGCGCGCGGCGGGTCGTCGTCGGTGTCGGTGACACGGCGTCGCACGACGCGGGCGCAGGACTACTGGCCGCCCTGGACGTGGACGGCGACCGGCTGGGCGCCGGCGGCGGCGCGCTCTCGGCGGTCGAGGCCGCCGACCTGGTCGGTCTGGCCGCGGCGCGCGAGCGGTTGCGCGAGGTCGAGCTCGTCGTCGCCACGGCCACCGACATCCCGTTGCTGGGCTTCCACGGCGCCAGTGCCGTCGAGGCGGCCGGACGCGGTGCCAGCCCTGAGCAGGCGCAGGCGCTCGAGGCGTCGCTCGGCCACTTCGCCCAGCTCGCCGAGCGGTCGTTGGTGGCGGGTCGCCCGCTCGCCGGGACGTCGATCGCGGCTCGGCCCGGTGCCGGGGCGGGCGGTGGCGTCGCCTTCGCCTTGATGCTCCTGGGCGCCCAGCAGCTTGACGGCGTGGAGGCGTCGGCCCGCGCGACCCGGCTGGCGGCGCGCCTGCGCGAGTGCGACCTCGTGCTCACGGGGGAGGAGGTGTTCGGCTGGGAGTCCACGCGCGCCGGAGTCGTGAAGCACGTCGCCGCGCTCGCCCTCGAGGTCGGCGTCCCCAGCATCGTGCTCGCCACGCACGTCGAGGTCGGCCGGCGCGAGACCTCCACCCTGGGGCTGTCGGGCGCCTACGCCGTCGTCGAGGGCCCCGCCGGTGCGACGCCACCGTCATCGGACCCGGCCGGCGCCCTCGCCGCGCGGACTCGCCGGGTCGCGCGCACGTGGTCGCACTGA
- the nadA gene encoding quinolinate synthase NadA — translation MTTFSEPAASPAALLLLGRGRDLETERGVECPGDLPAPSDPDLVQRARAAKAALGNEVFVLGHHYQRDEVIDFADVTGDSFKLAQQAAARPDAPYIVFCGVHFMAESADVLTAEHQQVVLPDLAAGCSMADMAAIAQVEDAWDDLADAGVADDVVPVSYMNSSAAIKAFTGRHGGTICTSSNARTALDWAFGQRPEGRGKVLFLPDQHLGRNTAVLEQGLSLDDCVVYDPHKPLGGLTRQQLQDARMILWRGHCSVHGRFSLESVDDVRTRIPDVQVLVHPECRHEVVAAADHVGSTEKIIKTLEAAPAGSSWAIGTELNLVRRLAKQHPDKQVVFLDKTVCFCSTMNRIDLPHLVWSLESLAAGRVVNRIVVDPDVAHWARVALDQMLALPGITARD, via the coding sequence GTGACCACGTTCTCGGAGCCGGCAGCCTCGCCGGCCGCGTTGCTGCTGCTCGGTCGCGGACGCGACCTCGAGACCGAGCGGGGGGTCGAGTGCCCAGGTGACCTGCCGGCACCGTCGGACCCCGACCTGGTGCAGCGGGCTCGCGCCGCGAAGGCCGCGCTCGGCAACGAGGTGTTCGTGCTGGGCCACCACTACCAGCGCGACGAGGTCATCGACTTCGCCGACGTCACCGGTGACTCCTTCAAGCTCGCGCAGCAGGCGGCGGCCCGCCCTGATGCGCCGTACATCGTGTTCTGCGGCGTGCACTTCATGGCCGAGAGCGCCGACGTCCTCACCGCCGAGCACCAGCAGGTCGTGCTGCCCGACCTCGCCGCGGGCTGCTCGATGGCCGACATGGCCGCGATCGCGCAGGTCGAGGACGCCTGGGACGACCTGGCCGACGCCGGCGTGGCCGACGACGTGGTGCCCGTGTCGTACATGAACTCCTCGGCGGCCATCAAGGCCTTCACCGGGAGGCACGGCGGCACGATCTGCACGTCGTCGAACGCGCGGACGGCGCTCGACTGGGCCTTCGGCCAGCGGCCGGAGGGTCGCGGAAAGGTGCTGTTCCTGCCTGACCAGCACCTCGGCCGCAACACCGCGGTGCTCGAGCAGGGCCTCAGCCTCGACGACTGCGTCGTCTACGACCCGCACAAGCCGCTCGGCGGCCTCACCCGCCAGCAGCTGCAGGACGCGCGGATGATCCTGTGGCGCGGGCACTGCTCGGTGCACGGGCGGTTCAGCCTCGAGTCGGTCGACGACGTGCGCACCCGCATCCCCGACGTCCAGGTGCTCGTGCACCCCGAGTGCCGCCACGAGGTCGTCGCCGCGGCCGACCACGTGGGCTCGACGGAGAAGATCATCAAGACCCTCGAGGCAGCTCCCGCCGGCTCATCGTGGGCCATCGGCACCGAGCTGAACCTCGTGCGGCGGCTGGCGAAGCAGCACCCCGACAAGCAGGTGGTCTTCCTCGACAAGACCGTGTGCTTCTGCTCGACGATGAACCGCATCGACCTGCCGCACCTCGTGTGGTCGCTGGAGTCGCTGGCCGCCGGGCGCGTGGTCAACCGGATCGTCGTCGACCCGGACGTCGCGCACTGGGCGCGCGTCGCGCTCGACCAGATGCTGGCGCTGCCGGGCATCACCGCTCGAGACTGA